The Pungitius pungitius chromosome 4, fPunPun2.1, whole genome shotgun sequence nucleotide sequence caagaggtctacgctatgttaaagacctcctcactgagaggaggaccaagaggtctacgctatgttaaagacctcctcactgagaggaggaccaagaggtctacgctatattaaagacctcctcactgagaggaggaccaagaggtctacgTTATGTTAAAGAtctcctcactgagaggaggaccaagaggtctacgctatgttaaagacctcctcactgagaggaggaccaagaggtctacgctatgttaaagacctcctcactgagaggaggaccaagaggtctacgttatgttaaagacctcctcactgagaggaggaccaagaggtctacgctatgttaaagacctcctcactgagaggaggaccaagaggtctacgctatgttaaagacctcctcactgagaggaggaccaagaggtctacgttatgttaaagacctcctcactgagaggaggaccaagaggtctacgctatgttaaagacctcctcactgagaggaggaccaagaggtctacgctatgttaaagacctcctcactgagaggaggaccaagaggtctacgctatgttaaagacctcctcactgagaggaggaccaagaggtctacgTTATGTTAAAGATCTCCTCACTGAaaggaggaccaagaggtctacgctatattaaagacctcctcactgagaggaggaccaagaggtctacgctatattaaagacctcctcactgagaggaggaccaagaggtctatgctatgttaaagacctcctcactgagaggaggaccaagaggtctacgctatgttaaagacctcctcactgagaggaggaccaagaggtctacgctatgttaaagacctcctcactgagaggaggaccaagaggtctacgctatattaaagacctcctcactgagaggaggaccaagaggtctacgTTATGTTAAAGAtctcctcactgagaggaggaccaagaggtctacgctatgttaaagacctcctcactgagaggaggaccaagaggtctacgctatgttaaagacctcctcactgagaggaggaccaagaggtctacgctatgttaaagacctcctcactgagaggaggaccaagaggtctacgctatgttaaagacctcctcactgagaggaggaccaagaagtctacgctatgttaaagacctcctcactgagaggaggaccaagaggtctacgctatattaaagacctcctcactgagaggaggaccaagaggtctacgTTATGTTAAAGAtctcctcactgagaggaggaccaagaggtctacgctatgttaaagacctcctcactgagaggaggaccaagaggtctacgctatgttaaagacctcctcactgagaggaggaccaagaggtctacgctatgttaaagacctcctcactgagaggaggaccaagaggtctacgctatgttaaagacctcctcactgagaTAATAAATGAAATCTCTGATTCATGTCCTGATCTTAAGATCTTCTCCTTCTCAGTAACCACGTTGTACAAATACCACATGCTCTTTACCCTCGAGGTACTTTTTGTGTTCCAGGAGCCGTTTGTTCCTCAGAGGGGGAACCGGGTGACGTGGTACTGCTGCGGCCCGACGGTCTACGACGCCTCGCACATGGGACACGCCAGGTACCGGCTTCTCAAGGgctgcttttctttgtaaaGTGTAAAAAGCAGTGATTCTTAAATAATAATCGATTTACTTACTAATTGTTTAAGCTCTAAACAATATTTGTTGTCTGTGCAGATCCTACATATCTTTTGATATTCTGCGAAGGGTACTGAAGGACTACTTTAAGTACGATGTTCTTTACTGCATAAACATCACAGACATCGACGACAAAGTGAGTATCAGAAAgatgttttacatttaaagaaatgatcTTTAATTAAACCCTCTGAAACCTGCCAGCGAGAAAAGACTCAAAACTCCTCATCGCAAAAGtgagatgaaatgaaagaaGTGACGTTCTGTCTTGTAGTTTTGCACTCTAGATGTGGTTGTACGAGTAAAACGTGCCGCTGTGTGTCCTTTTCGATGAACCggtgttttttcctctcagATCATCAGAAGGGCCCGGCAGAACCACCTCCTGGACCAGTACAAGAAGAAACAGCCCAAAGCTGCTCAGATACTGCAGGACGTCCTGAGCGCCAGAGAGGTGAGACACAAACTGTCAATCAGCGTCCACCAgtaagcatcccctgctttatggtctagagacctgtcaatcagcgttaggccccgccctaaagcgtcccctctttggtctgtttgactttaaatggaccatcattcactaaatgaacatcatgctgctttgaagaagacttgaaactagagactgagaccataaactcatgtttacaatgtttactgagggaataaatccagagagaagtagagtcatttcctcatagacgtctatgggagcaaaggagtcgccccctgctggtcactacacagaagtagagtcatttcctcatagacgtctatgggagcagaggagtcgccccctgctggtcactacacagaagtagagtcatttcctcatagacgtctatgggagcagaggagtcgccccctgctggtcactacacagaagtagagtcatttcctcatagacgtctatgggagcagaggagtcgccccctgctggtcattacaGAAGATGCAGCTTTGACTTCACTTTATAGAACAGGAGACCACTTGAGATGTCAAACACTCAAATAGCAACGTGaacttatttttaaataaaaatatttagcACACAACTAACCTTttaaacagtaaaacaaaagaCTGTCTGAGGATGAGATGAATGACCCTTTGTGACCTCACAGCCCTTTAAGGCCGCCCTGGCCTCCACCACCGACCCGGATAAGAAGCAGATGATGGAGAGGCTCGACGCCGCCGTCTCCGCCGCTCTGCTGCCCCTGCAGGCGGCGGCCGAGGGCAAAGCCGCTCACCAGGTCGTGCAGCCTCTGGCCGAGGTGAGACTCCCCCTCTACGTGTACAGAGTTAgtccctaaaaaacaaaaacaaaaacatataaatttaaatgtttatttctctttctaCTTAATGAAGTAGACGGAATATTCAATGTGCTCCATATTTAATAGACAACGTCACATTTTATTGGGATAGTCATGTTTATATTTTGCTCCTTGGTTCCTCTCAGGTTCTGTTGGAGAACTCTAAGGatctgctctctgattggctggacgAGCAGTTTGGGAGTGAAGTCACAGAGAactccatcttctccatcctcccTAGTTACTGGGAGGGGGAGTACCACAGAGACATGGAGGCCCTGAACGTGAGTCTTTGTTATATTAAAATATGATCCATTTGGTATGTTCTTGTCACATGGTTATTCATTGTGTATAATTCTTATACATTATGTATAAATTCTTTTTGACCACAGGTTCTTCCTCCAGACGTGCTGACTCGAGTCAGCGAATACGTGCCGGAGATCGTGGAGTTCGTGAGGAGGGTCGTCTCCAACGGTTACGGGTGAGGGGGGAGAAACTCGCGGGGCTGGCGGTCgggtttttagttttagttttaaccGTTTTGTTCTGCAGGTACGAGTCCAACGGCTCCGTCTACTTCGATACCCTGAAGTTCGACGGCAGCCCGCAGCACTCGTACGCCAAGCTGGTGCCGGAGGCGGTGGGCGATCAGAAGGCCCTGCAAGAAGGAGAAGGTAGAGATGCGCTCTTTTCCCCTTGAAGCTAACTTAGCGTAGCACAAGGACCGCTAGTGATCCGATCGTTCCTGCAGGTGACCTCAGCATCTCCGCCGACCGGCTCGGTGAGAAGAAGTCCTCCAAGGACTTCGCCCTGTGGAAAGCCTCCAAGCCCGGGGAGCCTTCGTGGGACTCCCCGTGGGGGAaggtgggtgttggggggggtccGGTCCCCACGCTGAACTGGCTGAACCCCCGTTGACTGATTTAAGTCGTGACCGGGATGCTGGTCCTCTTCCACAGGGGAGGCCCGGCTGGCACATCGAGTGCTCGGCGATGGCCGGCTCCATCTTGGGGGAGTCCATGGACATCcacgggggggggtttgatctCCGGTTCCCCCATCACGACAACGAGTTGGCTCAGTCCGAGGTACAGTCTCTCAGGACGGTTCTTTAAAGGAGGAAGGACTCTTGAGGGTCTTGTTGTGCTCGTAGGTAGTTAAAGGGGATCCGTTTCCCCTCACAGGCTTTCTTCCAGAACGACTGCTGGGTCCGATACTTCCTGCACACTGGACACCTGACGATCGCAGGCTGCAAGATGTCCAAGTCTCTgaagaacttcatcaccatTAAAGACGCCTTGGAGAAGAACACAGGTGACTCGGCTGCTTCTGAAGGACGTCGTAGATGCTTGAAAATGTGTCTGAAGGCCGAGCAGAAGCACATTAAATGATTAACTAACAGATGGATAATATGTGTTTTCATGAATGGAGTCTTTCAAATGAAAGAAGTGGAAATATTCTTCAAACTTAAACTGATGTGGATGTATTTTAGGTTCCAAACACTTTCTGCTCCATCTAGTAGACCTCTGATACTCTGGAGGAGAACCTCACACAAGCAAACCTCTACAGCACTTCTGTCCTGTTTAATCCAGCAGAAATCATCGGTTCTGTTGTTTATTAAGAGTGTTTCTTCTTTCCGTCtctctgcagctcgtcagctgcGTCTGGCCTTCTTGATGCACTCCTGGAAAGACACCCTGGACTACTCCTCCAACACGATGGAGTCGGCCGTCCAGTACGAGAAGTTCATGAATGTAATGGCAGTGTGACGCATGATTCTCTACTTCACAGTTTGAGTGTATTTTCCTCCCGTTGATCGGCGTCTCCGTGTGACAGGAGTTCTTCCTGAATGTCAAAGACATCCTGCGAGCTCCGACCGACATCACGGGTCGCTTTGAGAAGTGGGAGGGGCCAGAGATGGAGCTCAACAACAGGTGAGAGACCAAAGACGCCGTTAAAAACAAGGAGGTCGTCACGCGGAAACGTCCCCTTTTAACGGAGGGCTCGCCCGTCTCGCCCAGTTTCTACGACAGGAAGTCGGCCGTCCACGAGGCGCTGTGCGACAACGTGGACACCCGCACCGCCATGGAGGAGATGAGGGTGCTGGTCGGCCTTAGCAACGGCTACATCGCCGGCAGGAAGGGCGCCAAGCTGAGGCCCAACCGCATGCTGCTGGAGGGCATCGCCGCGTACCTCACAGGCATGCTGAAGGTGAGCTAAAGGTCAAGGGTCCTGATGCTGCCCGGTTAGCTCGCTGCTAAAGGGTTAGCTTGCTAATAAAGGGTCCTGATGCTGCCCGGTTAGCTCGCTGCTAAAGGGTTAGCTTGCTAATAAAGGGTCCTGATGCTGCCCGGTTAGCTCGCTGCTAAAGGGTTAGCTTGCTAATAAAGGGTCCTGATGCTGCCCGGTTAGCTCGCTGCTAAAGGGTTAGCTTGCTAATAAAGGGTCCTGATGCTGCCCGGTTAGCTCGCTGCTAAAGGGTTAGCTTGCTAATAAAGGGTCCTGATGCTGCCCGGTTAGCTCGCTGCTAAAGGGTTAGCTTGCTAATAAAGGGTCCTGATGCTGCACGGTTAGCTTGTAGCGCCGTGACTGGCTCTTTGCATCCATTTGGATGTTTTGCAGTTTGCATGAAAGCACTGAAAGGAGTCTTTTGTCATTCAGGTATTTGGGGCCATCGAAGGATCTGAGCCCATCGGCTTCCCGGTGGGAGGACCGAGTCAGAACATCGATGTGAGTCGACACTTTTCTATCTTTCATTTTATGGTTTACGGAAACTGGTTTGCCAACCGAATGATGATCATAGGACATCTAGTGAAATAACGTTTAATATTTCACCTGTCTTAAGATGACTTTGTGACCAGCATGTTAGTGACGTGATTAGTTAAACAAGCTGCTACGTTGCGCTGTGTTTGCTAGCTGGAGAGCACCGTGATGCCGTACCTCAGCGTACTGTCAGATTTCAGAGAGGGAGTCCGAAGGATCGCCCGAGAGCAGAAAGGTGATGACTTTAATCTGAGAAATGTGTGTCCAAACATTCACATCTGCTTAGAATATCTGTTGATGTCAAAGTAGAAACATTTTGTTTCCATCATCGTTTTATTTCCAGCATTTTCTTTGTGGTTCTttattgttacaatgttgtttttaatgaatatttaaGACTAAATCTGAGTAATCCCTTTAGA carries:
- the cars1 gene encoding cysteine--tRNA ligase, cytoplasmic isoform X1 produces the protein MATSAEPVKGKRVQPPWSPPAGTDVPSLHLYNSLTRAKEPFVPQRGNRVTWYCCGPTVYDASHMGHARSYISFDILRRVLKDYFKYDVLYCINITDIDDKIIRRARQNHLLDQYKKKQPKAAQILQDVLSAREPFKAALASTTDPDKKQMMERLDAAVSAALLPLQAAAEGKAAHQVVQPLAEVLLENSKDLLSDWLDEQFGSEVTENSIFSILPSYWEGEYHRDMEALNVLPPDVLTRVSEYVPEIVEFVRRVVSNGYGYESNGSVYFDTLKFDGSPQHSYAKLVPEAVGDQKALQEGEGDLSISADRLGEKKSSKDFALWKASKPGEPSWDSPWGKGRPGWHIECSAMAGSILGESMDIHGGGFDLRFPHHDNELAQSEAFFQNDCWVRYFLHTGHLTIAGCKMSKSLKNFITIKDALEKNTARQLRLAFLMHSWKDTLDYSSNTMESAVQYEKFMNEFFLNVKDILRAPTDITGRFEKWEGPEMELNNSFYDRKSAVHEALCDNVDTRTAMEEMRVLVGLSNGYIAGRKGAKLRPNRMLLEGIAAYLTGMLKVFGAIEGSEPIGFPVGGPSQNIDLESTVMPYLSVLSDFREGVRRIAREQKVTELLQLCDVVRDDTLPELGVRLEDHEGLPTVVKLVDKETLLKEREEKKQMEAEKKKKKEDAARRKQEQEMLKLAKMKVPPGQMFRTETEKYSKFDETGFPTHDAEGKELSKGQAKKLRKLFEAQEKLHNDFLQMNLSGD
- the cars1 gene encoding cysteine--tRNA ligase, cytoplasmic isoform X2; the protein is MATSAEPAFEFGFLLEISEEASLAAALNDYLTPRSYLAGFSPSQADQRAFRLLRGPPHPRHVHALRWYKHIAALQPDLHPESSMKGKRVQPPWSPPAGTDVPSLHLYNSLTRAKEPFVPQRGNRVTWYCCGPTVYDASHMGHARSYISFDILRRVLKDYFKYDVLYCINITDIDDKIIRRARQNHLLDQYKKKQPKAAQILQDVLSAREPFKAALASTTDPDKKQMMERLDAAVSAALLPLQAAAEGKAAHQVVQPLAEVLLENSKDLLSDWLDEQFGSEVTENSIFSILPSYWEGEYHRDMEALNVLPPDVLTRVSEYVPEIVEFVRRVVSNGYGYESNGSVYFDTLKFDGSPQHSYAKLVPEAVGDQKALQEGEGDLSISADRLGEKKSSKDFALWKASKPGEPSWDSPWGKGRPGWHIECSAMAGSILGESMDIHGGGFDLRFPHHDNELAQSEAFFQNDCWVRYFLHTGHLTIAGCKMSKSLKNFITIKDALEKNTARQLRLAFLMHSWKDTLDYSSNTMESAVQYEKFMNEFFLNVKDILRAPTDITGRFEKWEGPEMELNNSFYDRKSAVHEALCDNVDTRTAMEEMRVLVGLSNGYIAGRKGAKLRPNRMLLEGIAAYLTGMLKVFGAIEGSEPIGFPVGGPSQNIDLESTVMPYLSVLSDFREGVRRIAREQKVTELLQLCDVVRDDTLPELGVRLEDHEGLPTVVKLVDKETLLKEREEKKQMEAEKKKKKEDAARRKQEQEMLKLAKMKVPPGQMFRTETEKYSKFDETGFPTHDAEGKELSKGQAKKLRKLFEAQEKLHNDFLQMNLSGD